The following are encoded together in the Lathyrus oleraceus cultivar Zhongwan6 chromosome 3, CAAS_Psat_ZW6_1.0, whole genome shotgun sequence genome:
- the LOC127127915 gene encoding sm-like protein LSM8 encodes MSAGPGLESLVDQTISVITNDGRNIVGVLKGFDQATNIILDESHERVYSTKEGVQQLVLGLYIIRGDNISVVGELDEDLDSNLDLSKLRAHPLKPVIH; translated from the exons ATGTCGGCTGGACCTGGACTGGAATCCCTCGTAGATC AGACAATATCAGTCATTACAAATGACGGACGCAATATAGTG GGTGTCCTAAAAGGCTTTGACCAGGCAACAAATATAATTCTTGACGAGTCACATGAACGAGTTTATTCTACCAAG GAAGGTGTCCAGCAGCTTGTTCTAGGTTTATACATCATTAGGGGTGACAACAT AAGTGTTGTTGGTGAACTGGATGAGGATCTAGATTCCAATTTAGATTTGTCCAAGCTTAGAGCTCATCCCTTAAAACCTGTCATCCACTGA
- the LOC127131420 gene encoding probable galactinol--sucrose galactosyltransferase 2 — protein sequence MSFEKLGLQGSISVCHCLHGWEKIASLIICESHDFIITDFIIDDGWQQIESKPKDADSVVQEGAQFATRLTGIKENTKFQKNGGGNGLEHVVDQTKQLHNMKYVYVWHALAGYWGGVKPTAIGMEHFNTVVAYPIHSPGVLGNQPDAVMDSLTVHGLGLVHPKKVFDFYNELHAYLASCGVDGVKVDVQNIIETLGSGHGGRVSITRSYHQALEASIARNFCDNGCISCMCHNTDGLYSAKQTAVVRASDDFYPHDPASHTIHVSSVTYNSIFLGEFMQPDWDMFHSLHPAAEYHAAARAISGGPIYVSDKPGRHNFDLLKKLVLPDGSVLRAQLPARPTVDSLFVDPARDGKSLLKIWNLNKCCGVVGVFNCQGAGWCKIEKKNRIHCETPETLTGSVCTSDVDLIAQVAGADWNGDAVVFSYRSGNIALLPKGASMPVTLKVLEYELFHFYPIKEIAQGIWFAPIGLLDMFNTGGAVEQFEIHQKGVAASVSLKVRGSGRFGVYCSQRPVKCVVGDNENEFKYESETGLTTF from the exons ATGAGCTTTGAGAAGCTGGGATTGCAGGGTAGCAT AAGTGTATGTCACTGCTTGCATGGGTGGGAAAAAATCGCATCTCTTATTATATGTGAAAGCCATGATTTTATTATCACAGATTTCATCATCGATGATGGTTGGCAACAGATTGAGAGTAAACCAAAAGATGCCGATTCTGTTGTACAAGAAGGAGCACA GTTTGCGACACGGTTGACTGGTATTAAAGAAAACACTAAGTTTCAAAAGAATGGTGGGGGGAATGGCTTGGAGCATGTTGTAGATCAAACAAAGCAACTACACAATATGAA GTATGTATATGTTTGGCATGCTCTAGCTGGTTATTGGGGTGGAGTGAAGCCAACAGCAATTGGAATGGAGCACTTCAACACTGTTGTAGCATACCCCATACACTCCCCGGGCGTTCTAGGAAATCAACCAGACGCCGTCATGGACAGCTTGACTGTCCATGGGTTAGGTCTGGTTCATCCGAAAAAGGTCTTTGATTTCTACAATGAGCTCCATGCTTACTTAGCTTCGTGCGGAGTAGATGGAGTGAAAGTTGATGTGCAAAACATTATCGAGACCCTTGGTTCAGGACATGGCGGAAGAGTCTCAATCACACGTAGCTATCATCAAGCTCTCGAGGCTTCTATTGCTCGAAATTTTTGCGACAACGGATGCATTTCTTGCATGTGTCACAATACTGATGGCCTCTATAGTGCCAAGCAGACTGCTGTTGTGAGAGCCTCTGATGACTTTTACCCACATGATCCTGCTTCTCATACCATTCATGTTTCATCGGTTACGTATAACTCAATTTTCCTTGGAGAGTTCATGCAACCTGACTGGGACATGTTTCAT AGTTTACACCCGGCAGCCGAGTATCATGCTGCAGCTCGTGCGATCAGTGGAGGCCCAATTTATGTCAG TGATAAACCAGGAAGGCATAATTTTGATCTTCTAAAGAAATTGGTTCTTCCTGATGGCTCGGTTCTCCGTGCTCAGTTACCCGCCCGACCCACTGTTGACTCTCTCTTTGTTGATCCAGCAAGAGATGGGAAAAG CTTGCTCAAGATATGGAATTTGAACAAATGTTGTGGAGTTGTTGGTGTATTTAACTGTCAAGGTGCCGGGTGGTGCAAGATAGAGAAGAAAAACCGTATTCATTGCGAAACCCCTGAGACACTTACTGGCTCTGTCTGTACCTCTGATGTTGATCTTATTGCTCAAGTAGCTGGTGCTGATTGGAATGGAGATGCTGTTGTCTTTTCTTATAGATCAG GCAACATAGCTCTTTTACCAAAGGGTGCTTCAATGCCAGTGACATTAAAAGTTCTAGAATACGAGCTTTTCCATTTCTATCCAATCAAG GAAATCGCGCAAGGTATTTGGTTTGCACCAATAGGGCTATTGGATATGTTCAACACTGGAGGAGCTGTGGAACAGTTTGAAATCCATCAAAAAGGAGTAGCTGCATCAGTTAGCCTAAAAGTGAGAGGAAGTGGAAGATTTGGGGTTTACTGTTCCCAGAGGCCAGTGAAGTGTGTGGTGGGTGATAATGAAAATGAGTTCAAGTATGAGTCAGAGACTGGGTTGACAACTTTCTAA